Below is a genomic region from Microbacterium esteraromaticum.
GCGCGTCAACGTCGCCAACGCCTTCGCCGTGATCCTCACCGACCCTGGTGAGGTGCTGCGGGGCACCGTGCCTCTGCGGGCGAGTCTGCAGAACGCGTCGCCGCTCGGTTTGCTGTACGCGGTACGACTCGAGTACTCGGCCGCCGGCGCCGCCAAGTGGACGAGCATCGGCAGCTGCGCGAACCTGCTCGGCTCCGATCAGTGCACGGTCAACTGGTCGACCACCGCGGTGTCGAGCGGCGACTACGACATCCGCGCCGTCGCGTACCCGGTGCTGAATCTGACGAACATCGTCTACTCGGTGGTGTACTCCGACATCACCGTCGACAACGTCGCACCCGTCGTGTCGATGATCGACCCCGGTGCGACGCTCAGCGGCACGGTCACCCTCGCGGCGACCGCCAGCGACGCGCACTCCGGAGTGGCGTCGGTCGCCATCCAGTACCAGCCCGCAACGGGCGGGAGCTGGGTGACCGCGTGCACCGTGACCGCGGCACCGTACTCGTGCCGGTACAGCACGCTCGCGATGGCCAGAGGCGCATACTCCTTCCGCGCCGTGGCGACCGATGTCGCGGGCGGAACGGCGACGTCCAGCGCGATCGCCAACCGCACGGTCGACAACACGATCTCCTCGGTGTCTCTCGACGATCCTGGCAGCTACCTCTCCGGTGCCTCCACGCTCACCGCCAACGCGAACTCCACCGCCGGTGTCACCTCGGTGACCATCCAGTACGCGCCCACCGGGACGACCGACTGGAAGACCGCCTGCACCACCTCTGCGGAAGCCTTCACCTGCGTCTGGAACACCGCGGGCGTCGCTGACGGCAGCTACGATCTGCGCGCCCTGCTCGTCGACGGATCGGGACGGACGACCATCTCGGCATCGCTCACCTCACGTCGCGTCGACAACACGCCGGTGCGCGGACTCGACATCCAGGCCGTCAACGGCACGGGCACCCCTGGCCGCCTCGACGCCGGCGACGCCATCACGTACACCTACAGCAGGCAGATGAACCCGGCGAGCATCCTCGCGGGATTCACCGGCGCGGCGACCCCGGTCACGCTGCGTCTGCGCGACGGCGGTCTGGTCGGCACGGGCTCGGCGGGCGACACGGTCGATGTGCTCTCGTCGGCCGGCACCGGCCCGATCAGCCTCGGCACGGTCAACCTCCGCGGCGATTACATCAAGACGAACAAGACGACGCTGTACTCGGCGACCATGACCGCCACGACGGCGACCGTGAACGGCGCCTCGGTGACCACGATCAGGATCAGCGTGAACTCGCTGACCTCGGGCGGCGCGCTGCGCACGGCATCGACCGCCGGGGCCATGATCTGGACGCCGTCCGCCAACGCCACCGACCTCGCCGGGGTGCGCAGCACCACCGCGCCGATCACCGAGAGCGGCGCTCTCGACAGGGAGTTCTGATGTCAGATTCCGGTATATCGGATGTCGACGACGTTGATAGCCTCGACCACGTGGGGCGACGAATCCTGGTCGTGGAAGACGACGACGGCATTGCGGTGCCGCTGCTGCGCACGCTCGACCGAGAGGGGTACGTCGTCGAGCGGGTGGTCGATGGCAGCTCAGCGCTCGAGCGCGCCGGCGCCGACGTCGACCTCGTGGTGCTCGATCTCGGACTCCCCGACATGGACGGCCTCGATGTGTGCCGCCGACTGCGCGAGCAGGAGTTCGCCGGCGGCATCGTCATCCTCACCGCCCGCGACGGCGAGCTCGACCGCGTCGTCGGTCTCGACGTCGGCGCCGACGACTACATCGCCAAGCCCTTCGCACTGGCCGAGCTGCTCGCGCGCCTGCGCGCGCTGCTGCGCCGCAGCGCAGCACCTGCAGCCGCCGGGGCGCCGGAGTCAGGGCATCCGGATGCCGCCGCAGCAGCCTCCGCGCCCGCGCTCGTCGTCGACGTCGCGGCGCGGCGCGTGGTCGCCGCCGGTCGCGAGCTGGCCCTGAGCACCAAGGAGTTCGATCTGCTCGCCCAGCTCGACCGCACCCGCGGTGCCGTGGTCACGCGCGAGAGGCTGATGGACGAGGTGTGGGACGAGAACTGGTTCGGGTCGACGAAGACGCTCGACGTGACCGTCGCACGACTGCGGCAGAAGCTCGAGGAATCGGGAGCCGATGTGCGCATCACCACGCTGCGAGGGGTCGGCTTCCGGCTCGACGAGGGCGCCGCCGATGCGTGAGCGGCTCATCGTCGCATTCCTCGCCCTCGCCCTGGGCATCATCGCGCTGTACGGGGTGCCGCGCATCATCATGGTCGCCGACCTCGTGCACGCCTCCGAGAACCAGTACGCCGATCGGATGGCAGGAATGGTCGCTGCCGTCATCGACGATCGCGACGAGCCCGTCGACGAGGCGTTCCTCGCCTCGCTGCTGACCGAGGGCGAGAGCGTGGAGTACCGCCCTGCCGACGGCGACGCCGTCCGGGCGGGCTCCACGCCCGTCGGCAACGACATCACCCGCTCCTCCGACGTCTCCGCCGGCGGAGCCGTCGCCTTCACCCGGTCCGGCGAGGTCGTCGCCGAACGCGTGACGACGGCGATCGCCCCGGTGATCGTCATCGGCATCGGGCTGCTCGTGGTCTCGGCCGTCGTGGCCGTGCTGCTGGCGCGCTCGCTGTCGCGACCGTTCCTGCGCATCGTCGAGACGGTGCGCCAGATCGGCCGCGGCAATCTGCAGCCTTCCCCCGAACCGCTGCGCATCCCGGAGGCCAAGGCCATCGACGCCGCACTGCGCGACAGCGCGGCGACCCTGGAGCGCAGGATCCGGCGCGAGCACGAGTTCGCCGCGAACGCGTCGCACCAGCTGCGCACCCCGATCACCGCGCTCCGGCTGGAGCTCGAAGACCTCTCGCTCTGGCCCGAGACGGCTCCCGCAGTGCGCGAGCAGCTCGATCACGCGGTGCGCGAGATCGACAGGTTGGCGGATGCCATCTCGCAGCTGCTCGAGTTCGCCCGCGGCGGGACGCCCGGCTCGGGAACGTTCGAGCCGCTGCACGATTCGCTGCGCGCCGCCGCGTCTCGGTGGAACGCCCAGGCCGGGGCGTCGGGCCGGCGCATCCGCGTCTCGGCCTCGGGCTCGGCGCTCGGGGATGCCCCTGCCGCGGCC
It encodes:
- a CDS encoding Ig-like domain-containing protein, whose protein sequence is MTGTALRSTALAVLLCALIAVSSLGGTQFSTAAFTSQSTNAVSTAGAAADWTPPTVSVVAPSGPLKGAATVSVAAADGETGIASVVLQMQPAGGSTWTTLCTLAAAPYSCTWQTTTVADGAYDLRAMATDSAGYSATSGLVRVNVANAFAVILTDPGEVLRGTVPLRASLQNASPLGLLYAVRLEYSAAGAAKWTSIGSCANLLGSDQCTVNWSTTAVSSGDYDIRAVAYPVLNLTNIVYSVVYSDITVDNVAPVVSMIDPGATLSGTVTLAATASDAHSGVASVAIQYQPATGGSWVTACTVTAAPYSCRYSTLAMARGAYSFRAVATDVAGGTATSSAIANRTVDNTISSVSLDDPGSYLSGASTLTANANSTAGVTSVTIQYAPTGTTDWKTACTTSAEAFTCVWNTAGVADGSYDLRALLVDGSGRTTISASLTSRRVDNTPVRGLDIQAVNGTGTPGRLDAGDAITYTYSRQMNPASILAGFTGAATPVTLRLRDGGLVGTGSAGDTVDVLSSAGTGPISLGTVNLRGDYIKTNKTTLYSATMTATTATVNGASVTTIRISVNSLTSGGALRTASTAGAMIWTPSANATDLAGVRSTTAPITESGALDREF
- a CDS encoding response regulator transcription factor; its protein translation is MGRRILVVEDDDGIAVPLLRTLDREGYVVERVVDGSSALERAGADVDLVVLDLGLPDMDGLDVCRRLREQEFAGGIVILTARDGELDRVVGLDVGADDYIAKPFALAELLARLRALLRRSAAPAAAGAPESGHPDAAAAASAPALVVDVAARRVVAAGRELALSTKEFDLLAQLDRTRGAVVTRERLMDEVWDENWFGSTKTLDVTVARLRQKLEESGADVRITTLRGVGFRLDEGAADA
- a CDS encoding sensor histidine kinase, which translates into the protein MRERLIVAFLALALGIIALYGVPRIIMVADLVHASENQYADRMAGMVAAVIDDRDEPVDEAFLASLLTEGESVEYRPADGDAVRAGSTPVGNDITRSSDVSAGGAVAFTRSGEVVAERVTTAIAPVIVIGIGLLVVSAVVAVLLARSLSRPFLRIVETVRQIGRGNLQPSPEPLRIPEAKAIDAALRDSAATLERRIRREHEFAANASHQLRTPITALRLELEDLSLWPETAPAVREQLDHAVREIDRLADAISQLLEFARGGTPGSGTFEPLHDSLRAAASRWNAQAGASGRRIRVSASGSALGDAPAAASQILDVLLHNAIAHGRGDITVSGERRSEYVTVQVADQGPRPSGNQIFQRRPEQRSATSGEGIGLALSAELAESLGGHLLLEGAPTTTFSLILPAR